From Lagenorhynchus albirostris chromosome 15, mLagAlb1.1, whole genome shotgun sequence, one genomic window encodes:
- the GRIFIN gene encoding grifin, producing the protein MEDLLVGEGERLRTEGEVGAGKGTVTSSAAPGVRLPSPRPARPAYIPRLLLLPAEAGEMTLQFEAFYAGGLAPGWNLLVQGHSDSGEDKFEINFLSETGDIVFHIKPRFSSATIVANTFQGGHWGQEEVSNVFPLVLGEPFEMEVSSDAEHFHVHAQEHKVLQFSHRHRPLAAITRVQVLSDHRLAQVELARRGLSWGDVGY; encoded by the exons ATGGAGGACCTGCTGGTGGGGGAGGGCGAGAGGctgaggacagagggagaggtgggggcagggaaaggCACAGTGACCTCATCAGCCGCCCCTGGGGTGCGGCTCCCGAGCCCCCGCCCAGCCCGGCCCGCCTATATCCCCAGGCTCTTGCTGCTCCCAGCAGAAGCTGGAGAGATGACACTGCAG TTTGAAGCCTTCTATGCAGGGGGCCTGGCCCCGGGCTGGAACCTGCTAGTCCAGGGACACTCTGACTCTGGAGAGGACAA GTTTGAGATCAACTTCCTGTCTGAGACAGGGGACATCGTCTTCCACATTAAGCCCCGGTTCTCCAGTGCCACCATCGTGGCCAACACCTTCCAGGGCGGCCACTGGGGCCAGGAGGAGGTGTCCAATGTCTTCCCGCTGGTGCTCGGGGAGCCCTTTGAG ATGGAGGTCAGCTCGGATGCGGAACACTTCCATGTCCACGCCCAGGAGCACAAGGTGCTGCAGTTCTCCCACCGCCACAGGCCACTGGCCGCCATCACCCGGGTGCAGGTGCTGAGTGACCACCGCCTGGCCCAGGTGGAGCTGGCCAGGAGAGGCCTGAGCTGGGG GGACGTGGGCTACTAA